The nucleotide window AACTCCGACTGTGTCACTTTTTGTGCCCCCCTCTCGCAGTGACGAGGGGTCTAACACGTTGACTCCGTCCCGTAGGCTCTCCGGTGAGTGATGCGCATAGCGTTGCGTCATGACCCCCGTCTTGTGGCCTAACAGGCGCTGGATCTTGTAGAGATCTACGCCTCTTTGAGCGAGTCTGGTTGCGAAGGTGTGGCGCAAATCGTGGAACCGAAACTCCTTGAGACTCGCGCGTCCCTTCGCGCGGCAAAACGCGCGC belongs to Nitrospiraceae bacterium and includes:
- a CDS encoding tyrosine-type recombinase/integrase, which gives rise to RAFCRAKGRASLKEFRFHDLRHTFATRLAQRGVDLYKIQRLLGHKTGVMTQRYAHHSPESLRDGVNVLDPSSLREGGTKSDTVGVDRARWGRNHLN